One part of the Sebastes fasciatus isolate fSebFas1 chromosome 18 unlocalized genomic scaffold, fSebFas1.pri SUPER_18_unloc_1, whole genome shotgun sequence genome encodes these proteins:
- the LOC141763587 gene encoding delta(14)-sterol reductase TM7SF2-like isoform X3: protein MPSVKYQRGDMVMGRWPGSSLYYEVKVLGFDAKSQLYTVIYKDGTELELKEQDMKNAAGFQSRSRSRSRSPGRPRSRSRSPARTARRSSSRTAAAAAITESTPSSRRDSKLKDSVEVRLSPLPQSKAAENNGNNKQEKKEEKQKEENNTANKVNEKSAAVVEAENEKTQGRYNLRRRKDDGDAKPVEAKPEQLEEKDAKLAAAPAASVSTPLDFGGKIGAYFWLLFLPAWVLFLVLQGNREDPSLANFPPPLPPLEAFWDAQALGFVVLWILFQALLYILPVGKLSEGMPLRSGERLKYRTNGFFAISVSSVAAAAAVHQGVDLTYIHSHFLQLTTAAFLISVLLSVYLYVRSHYAAAEQLALGGSSGNVVYDFFKGHELNPRIKEFDLKFFCEMRPGLIGWCLINFAMALAEMKHQNLDAPSYSMILVNLFQLLYVVDGLWNEEAILTTMDLMHDGFGFMLAFGDLVWVPFTYTLQAYYLVNHPNPLSLPALTAILTLKLVGFYIFRKSNSEKNAFRRNPSDPKLSHLKRIPTATGKSLLVSGWWGVVRHPNYLGDLLMALAWSLPCGFSHLLPWYYMIYFIILLVHRDSRDMSECRRKYGSAWDEYCRTVRYRIIPHVY from the exons ATGCCTTCTGTGAAGTATCAGAGAGGGGACATGGTGATGGGCCGCTGGCCTGGCAGCAGCCTGTATTACGAGGTCAAGGTGCTGGGCTTCGATGCCAAAAGTCAGCTTTACACCGTCATCTACAAGGACGGCACTGAGCTGGAGCTCAAGGAGCAAGACATGAAG AATGCTGCTGGTTTCCAGTCCCGCTCCCGCTCCCGTTCTCGATCACCAGGCCGCCCTCGCAGCCGCTCGCGCTCCCCAGCAAGGACCGCGCGGCGCTCGTCCTCCcgcacagctgctgctgcagctataACAGAGAGCACCCCGTCCTCCCGCAGGGACTCGAAGCTGAAGGATTCAGTAGAAGTCAGACTCAGTCCCCTG CCACAGTCAAAGGCAGCGGAGAACAATGGCAACAATaagcaggaaaagaaagaggagaaacagaaagaggagaATAACACGGCTAACAAAGTGAAcgag AAGTCCGCTGCTGTGGTCGAGGCAGAGAATGAGAAGACCCAAGGCCGTTACAATCTGCGGCGCAGGAAGGACGACGGAGATGCCAAACCAGTGGAGGCCAAACcagagcagctggaggagaaggATGCCAAACTGGCTGCAGCTCCTGCTGCCTCCGTCTCCACCCCGCTGGACTTTGGAGGGAAGATAG GAGCATACTTCTGGCTGCTCTTCCTGCCAGCCTGGGTTCTCTTCCTGGTCCTCCAAGGGAACCGGGAGGACCCCAGTCTGGCCaacttccctcctcctctgcccccTCTCGAGGCCTTCTGGGACGCCCAGGCCCTTGGCTTCGTCGTCCTCTGGATCTTATTCCAGGCCCTGCTCTACATCCTGCCTGTTGGAAAG CTGAGTGAGGGCATGCCGCTGAGGTCTGGAGAGAGGCTGAAGTACAGAACCAACG GTTTCTTTGCCATCTCTGTGAGTTCagtcgcagcagcagcagcggtgcaCCAGGGTGTTGACCTCACCTACATCCACAGCCACTTCCTGCAGCTGACCACGGCTGCCTTCCTCATCTCCGTCCTGCTGAGCGTCTACCTGTATGTCCGCTCTCACTAcgctgcagcagagcagctggcACTGGGAGGAAGCTCTG GCAACGTggtttatgactttttcaaagGACATGAGCTCAATCCCCGCATCAAAGAGTTTGATCTGAAGTTCTTCTGCGAGATGCGCCCCGGTCTGATCGGCTGG TGTCTGATCAACTTTGCGATGGCGCTGGCTGAGATGAAGCATCAGAATCTGGATGCTCCGTCTTACTCCATGATCCTCGTGAACCTCTTCCAGCTGCTCTACGTGGTGGACGGACTCTGGAACGAG GAGGCCATCCTGACCACCATGGACTTGATGCACGATGGTTTTGGCTTCATGTTGGCGTTTGGTGATCTGGTGTGGGTTCCCTTCACTTACACCCTGCAGGCCTATTACCTGGTCAACCACCCAAACCCCCTGAGCCTCCCCGCCCTCACAGCCATCCTCACACTCAAAC TCGTTGGCTTCTACATCTTCAGGAAGTCCAACTCTGAGAAGAACGCCTTCAGGAGAAACCCATCAGACCCCAAACTGTCTC ATCTGAAGAGGATCCCCACGGCTACAGGGAAGAGTCTGCTGGTGTCTGGCTGGTGGGGTGTGGTCCGCCATCCGAACTACCTGGGAGACCTCCTGATGGCTCTGGCCTGGTCCCTACCCTGTG GCTTCAGCCACCTGCTGCCATGGTACTACATGATCTACTTCATCATCCTGCTCGTGCACCGAGACTCCCGCGACATGAGCGAGTGCAGGAGGAAGTACGGCTCGGCGTGGGACGAGTACTGCCGGACTGTTCGCTACCGGATCATTCCTCATGTCTACTGA
- the LOC141763587 gene encoding delta(14)-sterol reductase TM7SF2-like isoform X2: protein MKMPSVKYQRGDMVMGRWPGSSLYYEVKVLGFDAKSQLYTVIYKDGTELELKEQDMKNAAGFQSRSRSRSRSPGRPRSRSRSPARTARRSSSRTAAAAAITESTPSSRRDSKLKDSVEVRLSPLPQSKAAENNGNNKQEKKEEKQKEENNTANKVNESAAVVEAENEKTQGRYNLRRRKDDGDAKPVEAKPEQLEEKDAKLAAAPAASVSTPLDFGGKIGAYFWLLFLPAWVLFLVLQGNREDPSLANFPPPLPPLEAFWDAQALGFVVLWILFQALLYILPVGKLSEGMPLRSGERLKYRTNGFFAISVSSVAAAAAVHQGVDLTYIHSHFLQLTTAAFLISVLLSVYLYVRSHYAAAEQLALGGSSGNVVYDFFKGHELNPRIKEFDLKFFCEMRPGLIGWCLINFAMALAEMKHQNLDAPSYSMILVNLFQLLYVVDGLWNEEAILTTMDLMHDGFGFMLAFGDLVWVPFTYTLQAYYLVNHPNPLSLPALTAILTLKLVGFYIFRKSNSEKNAFRRNPSDPKLSHLKRIPTATGKSLLVSGWWGVVRHPNYLGDLLMALAWSLPCGFSHLLPWYYMIYFIILLVHRDSRDMSECRRKYGSAWDEYCRTVRYRIIPHVY from the exons A TGAAGATGCCTTCTGTGAAGTATCAGAGAGGGGACATGGTGATGGGCCGCTGGCCTGGCAGCAGCCTGTATTACGAGGTCAAGGTGCTGGGCTTCGATGCCAAAAGTCAGCTTTACACCGTCATCTACAAGGACGGCACTGAGCTGGAGCTCAAGGAGCAAGACATGAAG AATGCTGCTGGTTTCCAGTCCCGCTCCCGCTCCCGTTCTCGATCACCAGGCCGCCCTCGCAGCCGCTCGCGCTCCCCAGCAAGGACCGCGCGGCGCTCGTCCTCCcgcacagctgctgctgcagctataACAGAGAGCACCCCGTCCTCCCGCAGGGACTCGAAGCTGAAGGATTCAGTAGAAGTCAGACTCAGTCCCCTG CCACAGTCAAAGGCAGCGGAGAACAATGGCAACAATaagcaggaaaagaaagaggagaaacagaaagaggagaATAACACGGCTAACAAAGTGAAcgag TCCGCTGCTGTGGTCGAGGCAGAGAATGAGAAGACCCAAGGCCGTTACAATCTGCGGCGCAGGAAGGACGACGGAGATGCCAAACCAGTGGAGGCCAAACcagagcagctggaggagaaggATGCCAAACTGGCTGCAGCTCCTGCTGCCTCCGTCTCCACCCCGCTGGACTTTGGAGGGAAGATAG GAGCATACTTCTGGCTGCTCTTCCTGCCAGCCTGGGTTCTCTTCCTGGTCCTCCAAGGGAACCGGGAGGACCCCAGTCTGGCCaacttccctcctcctctgcccccTCTCGAGGCCTTCTGGGACGCCCAGGCCCTTGGCTTCGTCGTCCTCTGGATCTTATTCCAGGCCCTGCTCTACATCCTGCCTGTTGGAAAG CTGAGTGAGGGCATGCCGCTGAGGTCTGGAGAGAGGCTGAAGTACAGAACCAACG GTTTCTTTGCCATCTCTGTGAGTTCagtcgcagcagcagcagcggtgcaCCAGGGTGTTGACCTCACCTACATCCACAGCCACTTCCTGCAGCTGACCACGGCTGCCTTCCTCATCTCCGTCCTGCTGAGCGTCTACCTGTATGTCCGCTCTCACTAcgctgcagcagagcagctggcACTGGGAGGAAGCTCTG GCAACGTggtttatgactttttcaaagGACATGAGCTCAATCCCCGCATCAAAGAGTTTGATCTGAAGTTCTTCTGCGAGATGCGCCCCGGTCTGATCGGCTGG TGTCTGATCAACTTTGCGATGGCGCTGGCTGAGATGAAGCATCAGAATCTGGATGCTCCGTCTTACTCCATGATCCTCGTGAACCTCTTCCAGCTGCTCTACGTGGTGGACGGACTCTGGAACGAG GAGGCCATCCTGACCACCATGGACTTGATGCACGATGGTTTTGGCTTCATGTTGGCGTTTGGTGATCTGGTGTGGGTTCCCTTCACTTACACCCTGCAGGCCTATTACCTGGTCAACCACCCAAACCCCCTGAGCCTCCCCGCCCTCACAGCCATCCTCACACTCAAAC TCGTTGGCTTCTACATCTTCAGGAAGTCCAACTCTGAGAAGAACGCCTTCAGGAGAAACCCATCAGACCCCAAACTGTCTC ATCTGAAGAGGATCCCCACGGCTACAGGGAAGAGTCTGCTGGTGTCTGGCTGGTGGGGTGTGGTCCGCCATCCGAACTACCTGGGAGACCTCCTGATGGCTCTGGCCTGGTCCCTACCCTGTG GCTTCAGCCACCTGCTGCCATGGTACTACATGATCTACTTCATCATCCTGCTCGTGCACCGAGACTCCCGCGACATGAGCGAGTGCAGGAGGAAGTACGGCTCGGCGTGGGACGAGTACTGCCGGACTGTTCGCTACCGGATCATTCCTCATGTCTACTGA
- the LOC141763587 gene encoding delta(14)-sterol reductase TM7SF2-like isoform X1 — protein MKMPSVKYQRGDMVMGRWPGSSLYYEVKVLGFDAKSQLYTVIYKDGTELELKEQDMKNAAGFQSRSRSRSRSPGRPRSRSRSPARTARRSSSRTAAAAAITESTPSSRRDSKLKDSVEVRLSPLPQSKAAENNGNNKQEKKEEKQKEENNTANKVNEKSAAVVEAENEKTQGRYNLRRRKDDGDAKPVEAKPEQLEEKDAKLAAAPAASVSTPLDFGGKIGAYFWLLFLPAWVLFLVLQGNREDPSLANFPPPLPPLEAFWDAQALGFVVLWILFQALLYILPVGKLSEGMPLRSGERLKYRTNGFFAISVSSVAAAAAVHQGVDLTYIHSHFLQLTTAAFLISVLLSVYLYVRSHYAAAEQLALGGSSGNVVYDFFKGHELNPRIKEFDLKFFCEMRPGLIGWCLINFAMALAEMKHQNLDAPSYSMILVNLFQLLYVVDGLWNEEAILTTMDLMHDGFGFMLAFGDLVWVPFTYTLQAYYLVNHPNPLSLPALTAILTLKLVGFYIFRKSNSEKNAFRRNPSDPKLSHLKRIPTATGKSLLVSGWWGVVRHPNYLGDLLMALAWSLPCGFSHLLPWYYMIYFIILLVHRDSRDMSECRRKYGSAWDEYCRTVRYRIIPHVY, from the exons A TGAAGATGCCTTCTGTGAAGTATCAGAGAGGGGACATGGTGATGGGCCGCTGGCCTGGCAGCAGCCTGTATTACGAGGTCAAGGTGCTGGGCTTCGATGCCAAAAGTCAGCTTTACACCGTCATCTACAAGGACGGCACTGAGCTGGAGCTCAAGGAGCAAGACATGAAG AATGCTGCTGGTTTCCAGTCCCGCTCCCGCTCCCGTTCTCGATCACCAGGCCGCCCTCGCAGCCGCTCGCGCTCCCCAGCAAGGACCGCGCGGCGCTCGTCCTCCcgcacagctgctgctgcagctataACAGAGAGCACCCCGTCCTCCCGCAGGGACTCGAAGCTGAAGGATTCAGTAGAAGTCAGACTCAGTCCCCTG CCACAGTCAAAGGCAGCGGAGAACAATGGCAACAATaagcaggaaaagaaagaggagaaacagaaagaggagaATAACACGGCTAACAAAGTGAAcgag AAGTCCGCTGCTGTGGTCGAGGCAGAGAATGAGAAGACCCAAGGCCGTTACAATCTGCGGCGCAGGAAGGACGACGGAGATGCCAAACCAGTGGAGGCCAAACcagagcagctggaggagaaggATGCCAAACTGGCTGCAGCTCCTGCTGCCTCCGTCTCCACCCCGCTGGACTTTGGAGGGAAGATAG GAGCATACTTCTGGCTGCTCTTCCTGCCAGCCTGGGTTCTCTTCCTGGTCCTCCAAGGGAACCGGGAGGACCCCAGTCTGGCCaacttccctcctcctctgcccccTCTCGAGGCCTTCTGGGACGCCCAGGCCCTTGGCTTCGTCGTCCTCTGGATCTTATTCCAGGCCCTGCTCTACATCCTGCCTGTTGGAAAG CTGAGTGAGGGCATGCCGCTGAGGTCTGGAGAGAGGCTGAAGTACAGAACCAACG GTTTCTTTGCCATCTCTGTGAGTTCagtcgcagcagcagcagcggtgcaCCAGGGTGTTGACCTCACCTACATCCACAGCCACTTCCTGCAGCTGACCACGGCTGCCTTCCTCATCTCCGTCCTGCTGAGCGTCTACCTGTATGTCCGCTCTCACTAcgctgcagcagagcagctggcACTGGGAGGAAGCTCTG GCAACGTggtttatgactttttcaaagGACATGAGCTCAATCCCCGCATCAAAGAGTTTGATCTGAAGTTCTTCTGCGAGATGCGCCCCGGTCTGATCGGCTGG TGTCTGATCAACTTTGCGATGGCGCTGGCTGAGATGAAGCATCAGAATCTGGATGCTCCGTCTTACTCCATGATCCTCGTGAACCTCTTCCAGCTGCTCTACGTGGTGGACGGACTCTGGAACGAG GAGGCCATCCTGACCACCATGGACTTGATGCACGATGGTTTTGGCTTCATGTTGGCGTTTGGTGATCTGGTGTGGGTTCCCTTCACTTACACCCTGCAGGCCTATTACCTGGTCAACCACCCAAACCCCCTGAGCCTCCCCGCCCTCACAGCCATCCTCACACTCAAAC TCGTTGGCTTCTACATCTTCAGGAAGTCCAACTCTGAGAAGAACGCCTTCAGGAGAAACCCATCAGACCCCAAACTGTCTC ATCTGAAGAGGATCCCCACGGCTACAGGGAAGAGTCTGCTGGTGTCTGGCTGGTGGGGTGTGGTCCGCCATCCGAACTACCTGGGAGACCTCCTGATGGCTCTGGCCTGGTCCCTACCCTGTG GCTTCAGCCACCTGCTGCCATGGTACTACATGATCTACTTCATCATCCTGCTCGTGCACCGAGACTCCCGCGACATGAGCGAGTGCAGGAGGAAGTACGGCTCGGCGTGGGACGAGTACTGCCGGACTGTTCGCTACCGGATCATTCCTCATGTCTACTGA
- the LOC141763586 gene encoding sodium-dependent multivitamin transporter-like: MGEVVLMHFTTVDYVIFALLLVASTGIGLFYAFSGGRQRTTQEFLMADRSMSCLPVSLSLLATFQSAVAILGAPSEVYTFGTQYWFLGCSYFLGLLIPAHIFIPVFYRLRLSSAYEYLELRFNKTVRICGTVTFIFQMVIYMGVVLYAPALALNAVTGFDLWGAVLAMGLVCTVYTALGGLKAVIWTDVFQTVVMFAGQLAVIVVGASQAGGMAEVWRKAVNGSRIAGLDLNPDPLERHTFWTLGVGGVFLMLALYGVNQAQVQRYLSSRTEKEAVMSCYVVFPCQQIVLCLGCLMGLVMFARYGEDSPLDKGYVKTNDQMVLYFVMDVFKDLPGLAGLFVACLFSGALSTISSAFNSLATVTMEDLIKPQFPNMTEAKATLLSKGLALVYGLVCLAMAYLASVMGSVLQAAFSIFGMVGGPLLGVFCLGLFFPWANSTGAVVGLVSGLAMAFWIGIGNFVMRMSGPVPLNATALPPFDNMTTAVMTTLLSATTAKPRPRGVEALYSLSYMWYSAHNSTVVVVVGLIVSLLTGPMKEKDLTPGTVFPVLGTLLFFLPERYREKLCCVTPLSPPVQKPKEINAQPYQMAKRDGNGAAYCKEDTVTEDKEAESDQAQTEDEDLEARIALPACQLAAHTVQETAL; this comes from the exons ATGGGGGAGGTAGTCCTAATGCACTTCACCACCGTGGACTACGTCATCTTCGCATTGCTGTTGGTGGCGTCCACCGGCATCGGCCTCTTCTACGCCTTCTCCGGCGGACGCCAGCGCACAACACAG GAGTTCCTGATGGCCGATCGCTCCATGAGCTGCCTGCCCGTGTCTCTGTCCCTGCTGGCCACTTTCCAGTCGGCCGTGGCCATCCTGGGCGCTCCGTCCGAGGTGTACACCTTCGGGACACAGTACTGGTTCCTGGGCTGCTCCTACTTCTTGGGCCTGCTCATCCCAGCTCACATTTTCATACCAGTCTTCTACAGACTGCGGCTGTCCAGCGCCTACGAG TATCTGGAGCTGCGCTTCAACAAGACGGTTCGCATATGTGGGACGGTGACCTTCATCTTTCAGATG GTCATTTATATGGGGGTGGTCCTGTATGCTCCAGCGTTGGCACTCAATGCAG TGACAGGTTTTGACCTATGGGGGGCAGTGCTGGCCATGGGGTTGGTGTGCACTGTCTATACTGCTCTG GGGGGTCTGAAGGCGGTGATCTGGACCGACGTGTTCCAGACGGTGGTGATGTTCGCGGGCCAGCTGGCGGTCATCGTGGTGGGGGCCAGTCAGGCAGGGGGCATGGCGGAGGTGTGGAGGAAAGCGGTTAACGGCAGCCGCATCGCTGGACTAGA TCTGAACCCCGACCCTCTGGAGCGCCACACCTTCTGGACGCTGGGCGTGGGAGGAGTCTTCCTGATGCTGGCTCTGTACGGGGTTAACCAGGCCCAGGTCCAGAGGTACCTCAGCTCTCGTACGGAGAAAGAGGCCGTCAT GTCCTGCTACGTAGTGTTCCCGTGCCAGCAGATCGTCCTGTGTTTGGGTTGTCTGATGGGTCTGGTCATGTTTGCTCGCTATGGAGAGGACAGCCCTCTGGACAAGGGCTACGTCAAAACCAACGACCAG ATGGTGCTGTACTTTGTGATGGACGTGTTCAAGGACCTGCCCGGGCTCGCGGGACTGTTTGTGGCCTGTCTCTTCAGTGGAGCTCTCAG CACCATCTCATCAGCCTTTAACTCcctagcaacagtaaccatGGAGGACCTGATTAAACCTCAATTTCCAAACATGACTGAAGCTAAAGCGACGCTGCTCTCCAAGGGACTCG CTTTGGTCTAtggtctggtgtgtctggctaTGGCCTACCTCGCCTCTGTAATGGGATCTGTGCTGCAG GCAGCCTTCAGCATCTTTGGGATGGTGGGTGGTCCTCTGCTGGGCGTCTTCTGTCTGGGACTCTTCTTCCCCTGGGCAAACTCCACC GGCGCGGTGGTCGGGCTAGTATCGGGCCTCGCCATGGCCTTCTGGATCGGCATCGGCAACTTCGTGATGCGCATGTCCGGTCCGGTCCCGCTCAACGCCACTGCTCTGCCCCCGTTCGACAACATGACCACCGCCGTCATGACTACGCTGCTCAGCGCCACCACAGCCAAGCCGAG GCCAAGGGGCGTGGAGGCACTCTACTCGCTGTCCTACATGTGGTACAGCGCTCACAACTCCaccgtggtggtggtggtgggactGATAGTCAGCCTGCTAACAG GACCCATGAAGGAGAAGGATCTGACCCCCGGCACGGTGTTTCCGGTCCTGGGCACGCTGCTCTTCTTCCTGCCTGAGCGCTACAGGGAGAAGCTCTGCTGCGTCACTCCCCTGTCCCCTCCGGTCCAGAAG CCCAAAGAAATCAACGCACAGCCTTACCAGATGGCCAAGAGAGACGGCAACGGAGCGGCTTACTGCAAAGAGGACACCGTCACAGAGGACAAGGAAGCGGAGAGTGACCAGGCACAAACGGAGGACGAAGACTTGGAGGCGAGGATCGCTCTGCCTGCATGTCAACTGGCGGCTCACACGGTTCAGGAGACGGCCTTGTGA